The DNA region TGGGTTTTAATCAATTGAGTTATGTATCAATTGATACTAAAATAAATCATTAAATCCACAGCGTTGAGGTATCCGATATGATTCAAAATAAGGCTGGTAGGCCACGCGCTTTTGATCGTAGCGAAGCGCTTTTGTCCGCGATGCATGTTTTCTGGAAACAAGGATATGATGCCGCCTCCATTAAAGATTTAACCCAAGCAATGGGTATTAACAGCCCTAGCCTTTACTCGGTTTTTGGTGACAAACGTAAACTCTATTTAGAAGCTATAAACTGCTACGCCACAATTGATGCATGCGCACCATTAGTAGCCTTTGAAACAGAACCCGATATTAACCAAGCTGTCCGCTCGTTCATGATTGCAGTGATTGATTACAGTACTGCAAATGGTAGCGGCGCAAAAGGCTGCTTTCTCAGTTCCAGCGTTGCTACAAGTGCTGGCGAGGTCGAGGGAGCACAAGAACTATTACAAAGGGCAGTATTAGATACCGATGCGCGATTATCGCGACGCTTTGAGCTAGAAAAAGCAAGTGGTGTTTTACCTGCCAATTTTCCATCATTAGCACGTGCAAAGCTTATGTTTGATATTCGACAGGGCTATGTATTTCGTGCCCGCGCGGGATTCAAATCAGAAAGTATGAAACAAGATGTCGAGTATAGAGTGCACATGATATTAGCAAACCCTTGACTGTATCAAAACAAAATTGCCAGCCAATTTGAAGCAACAACCTAATCCAAAGCGCCTGCATGAGTGTTTATCTTTCATTCATTAAAGTAAATCCAGCCACCATTCAAGCTTCATCGGAACCCTTAATTTAGTCGACACGTTTGAAGAGTATTTAAAGGTCTGTGTGTCTCAGGCCCGCGAGGTTCTTTGTGTAATGGTCTAATGAATCTGATGGGAGTCTTATATCTACACAATAAAGCTTCATCATTTCTGATAAAGCTTTATCGTTAAATTTTGAAAACAGATAGCTTGTTTTTATAAAGGGTACCCCTTGGGTTCAAAGTCCTCGTATTAAATATTAAATTAGTCTCGTATTTTCAATTAATTGCAGTAATTTCAAGAAGAAAAAACTGCAATGACTAACTGATATTGACTATATTTTCATATTGAGATAGATAACTTACTCCAAGAACACTTTTTAAACAAACAACGTAAACACGACAGCCAAACACCTCATAGAGAGGTAATAATGTTATTCATCATTACGGCCATAATGAGTTTGCAGACTTTGCTCATGTTCAATATTGAAAGGCACTGAGGAATCGTACGTGGGTGCATCTTTCACTTGCTGCTGTGTCATATCAACATAAATTTTAGAGGTAGGCCAACTCACCTCTTTAATCCATTTGGGCGCAATCAAAACCAGATGACCCAACCACCAATTACTGGTGTTGATAATCAAATAACGAATAGCCCAAGTGTCGATATCTATCAACATACCTTGCAAGTGACCCAATTCACCGTCTATGGCATCAAGGTGATAACCCGTCACTGCATCACTGCTACGTAGATGATGATCATTATCCCGTGATAGTGCAGCTTCAACGTCTGCGGACATCTCTGGGTTATCTAAATTGTCTGGCTTTGGCGCGACACTATAATAGCCAGGAGCCATCATGTTAGGACTAGGCTCTCTTCCCCAAATACCTGTGTTACCCCAGTAATGTGAGTAACCATAATATTCCATATGATCGACCTCATGCTGCCTAGAGACTGGTTTCTCGCTATCGATGTCAGGGCTGTTTTTTACCTGCTCTCTTGAGATTGTAACAGTAAGCGTCTTATGTTCCTGATTAAACGCTTTAATTGATATGGGTGAAAGCAATATTTTTTTGCTTAATAACCAAGAACCCGTTTCTACCACCAAATATCGGATCACCCAATGTTTGTCATCAAAATAAAAATCTTTGGTCTGTCCAATATCGCCATCAGAGGCGTGAACGGTTAAATTTTGTAAATCAGTCAATGTATATAACATGCTGTATTTGCTCCAGATTAAAGATGGCAAACAATAAATAATTGCTTTGCTAATAGAGTGAATATCTTTAAGCTTGCACTAAATCCCCTATTCAATCTGTTCGGTGTCGCACCGAAGTAGCATGAATACTAGCCTAGTCTAGATCTATCTATAACTTTTAAGGTGAACTGGCATGAATGAAATAGAAAAATTAGAGTTAGCGGCTTACCGCACCGATATCATCGAAGACGTCAACAATTTGATTGAGAAATATCGCGCGATTTTTGGATGGGATGTGCCCGATATCGATGAAAACGTGGCAAACAGATTAATTTTGAATGAAGTTCGACAGGCGCTTGATGATATTCAAAATAAATAAATTGCAAATATCTATCAAGGCGCTTCAACATGTGAGTTTAGGCCGAGGGAAAAATCTGATGTTAAGTGCACTTTGCATCAGACTGCACATAAACTTAAAGCACATAAACTTAACTAACTCCGACGGCAAAGGACAAATACCTAGCAGCCACTAGAAAATCACTCCCAAAATCACTTTACTGCTCTGCCTTTTTATGCCATTAAATCTTCATAACCAGCAACCTAATTTATTGATTTTCTTTATAAAAGTAATGACTGCCGGTTGTTATTTAGTCGATTTAATATGAGTAACACACAGCTATCAAAAGGCCTTATTTTACTATCTCCCCCCACTAAATATCCTGTCGATGTGCAATATATACAACACAACATGAAATACCTTTTGAACGAAAAATTATGAGTTCCACTCGTCCCTGTGATTGCTAATGACGCTGAACACGGCACTAATTTTGCCGAAAATGGTGCTTTAAAACCTCATAAAATCAGTCCATAGAAGCAACAAGGCACTTTTAACCAACTCGATTCAAAAAATCTCTGTTATATTAATAAGAAGATCATCGTTACTTGAGCATTATGTCATCATGAATAAAGCAATAACATAAGTAAGATCATAGCTAGTAGTGAGTGATTCACTTTATATAAAAAGGTTATCAATGATTGACCCAAATGAGAACGTATTACTTAAAGCATTACCAGAAGCGACAAAACAGCGTTTATTTCCGCAATTAAAGATAATAAAACTGCCCTTAGGTAAAGTTATTTATGAAGTTGGTCAAAACCTTGAAAATGTCTATTTCCCCATTGACAGTATTGTCTCTTTACTGAACGTTCTCGAAGATGGGGCATCGGCAGAAATATCTGTTGTCGGCAATGAAGGTGTAGTGGGCATTGCCGTGTTTATGGGGGGAGAAAGCACTATAAATCGCGCCATAGTACAAAGCGCAGGCCGAGCCTATAAATTGTCTGCATCAGTATTGTTCGATGAATTTAATGACAATCAAATCCTTCGAGAACTGTTGTTACGTTACACTCAAGCACTGATGGCACAAATGGCGCAGACGGCAATATGTAACAGGCACCATTCTATCGACCAGCAACTTTGTCGTTGGCTGCTGCTATCACTTGATAGACTGGCTAGCAACAATCTCACAATGACCCAAGAGTTGATCGCCAACATGTTAGGCGTCAGACGAGAAGGCGTAACTGAAGCCGCCGGTAAACTGCAAAAACTTGGGGTAATCAACTATAAGCGCGGTCAAATTACCGTGACCAACAGACAAAAACTCGAAACGCTGTGCTGTGAATGTTATGCCGTGGTAAAAATTGAAACCGATAGACTAGAAACCTATTAACTAATCATCTATTAACTAAATTATCTATGCCAAGCTACCCCTCATTGGTGGCTTGACATGGTATATTTAGCTATCTTGTCGTTTATAACAAATCATCCCAAACATTAAAAACAATAACGTCATGCCCTTTCTATATCCTCCCAAGCAAGATTAATCGGCTTCACAGCTAGACACTTAAGGTGCAATGAATTAATTTCATTCAAACTCAGCGCTGTGACACCATAGCATTGTCAAACCATAGCATTTTCAAACCACAGCCACCTAACCCATCGATTTAGTTAAACTCTCGATAACTATGTCACTATCTTAGATAACTAAGCTCGTTCGCCATGTTATGCCATTGCCATATAGGGTTTTGCTTGTGAAATATTACTTTTATCAGCTTGCTAACCCCTAGCTGTGCAACCGTTAAACGGGTGCAGCCATCGAAATGGTGCGAACCAGCTTCTTATTAACGAACTGCTGAATGCCCATTTCGCCGAGTTCGCGGCCATAACCGGAATCTTTGACGCCGCCGAACGGAAGCGCGGCATCTGTCCAATCAATATTGTTGATGAACATCATACCGGTATCAATCTGACTGGCGACGCGTTTGCCACGAGCGGCATCTTCGGTAAACACAGATCCACCAAGTCCGAAGTCAGAATCGTTAGCAAGCGCTATGGCCGCGGCTTCGTCCTTGACCCGAAAAATCAACGCAACTGGGCCGAAGAACTCAGTGCGATAAGCAGGGTTGCCTGGCTCAATGTTGGTCAGTATCGTGGTCTGCATGAAAGAGCCCGGGCAGTCGATACGCTTGCCGCCCATTAACACCTTAGCACCATGGGCTACAGCATCATCGACCTGCTTCAAAATATTAACCAGAGCGGCTTCTTGCGACATCGGTCCCTTGGTCGTTGTTTCGTCCATCGGATCGCCAGGTTGCTGAAGTTCAAGCGCGGTTTGAAACTTTTCGATGAATTTGTCAGCAATCGAATCGAGCACAATAAAGCGTTTAGCAGCACAGCAGGTTTGTCCCTGATTGTACATACGGCCCCAAACAGCCCAAGGAATAGTGTTGTCGAGATCAGCGTCATCAAGCACGATAAAGGCATCACTGCCACCGAGCTCCATCGACGAGGGTTTGAGGTTTTGCCCTGCTCGGGCGGCAACGCTTCTGCCAGCGGCAAAACCACCTGTCAGTGCCACGCCCTTGACGCGCGGGTCGTCGATAATCTGGTTAGACTGTTGGTGCGAAACCATAAGATTTGTGTACAACCCCTCAGGTGCGCCCGCATCAATCAGCAACTGTTCAAAGGCGATAGCACATTGGGGCACATTGCTGGCATGTTTCACCACTAAAACATTGCCCGCCATCAGTTGCGGGCCTGCGACACGAGCAAGTTGATAGAAGGGAAAGTTCCACGGCTCGACGCAAAAAATCACGCCTATCGGGCTGCTTTCCATATGGGCTTCGCCGTGTTCCGGGTCAAGTTTCTCTGGTGCTAAAAACGCTTCCGCGTGGTCTGCATAATAGCTGAGGATTTTGCCACTGAAATTTACTTCGCCACGGGCTTCATCAATTCGCTTCCCCATCTCCAGTGTCGCCAGCTTAGCAAAGTCATCAGTATGCGCATGCAGAAGTTCCGCAGCCTTGGCCATAATAGCAGCGCGTTGCTTATAGCTGGTGTTTTTCCATGTCTGGTAACAGGCATGCGCAGAGGCAAGCTTGATGTCAAGCTGTGCATCACTGATTTCATCAAAGGTCTTCAAGATTGTTCCGTTGTTGGGATTAATGCTTTTGTAGGTCATAGTGAGATCCTGTTTTAATTTGGTCTTATGAGTGCCGCAGGCTTCTGCTGAATTGTGCTATACCTCGGCGATGACTTTTGGCGCTAACGCTCTTGAGAAGTCGCGAGAGTTGGATAGTCGGTATAGCCCTTGGCGCCAGGTACGTAAAAAGTCGCTTCGTCTGGCGTGTTGAGCGTTGCATCTTGGCGCATCCGAGCGACGAGATCAGGGTTAGCCAAAAACGGTCGACCAAAGGCGACCAGATCGCCATGTTTATCGCGTAACGCCTGTTCAGCACTTTGATGATCTAACCCTCCAGACAGAATGAACAGACCATCGAAACCAGCGCGCAGCTTAAGCTTAAAGTCGGCGGGTACCGTTGGTGCCCCCATGGATGAATGATCAACCAAGTGGATGTAGAGAAGCCCCTGTGAGGAAAGTGCCTTAGTCAATGCCAGGTACTGCGTCTCTATGTCGGGGAATGCGCCGGTGCCATTGAACACACCGTAAGGAGAGAGCCGGATACCAACCCGATCGCTGCCGATGGCTGCCACTGTCGCACGCACAATCTCCAGCGCGAGTCGGTTGCGGCCTTCAATGCTGCCGCCGTAACCGTCAGTGCGCAGGTTGATAAGCGGATTCAAAAACTGCTCGATCAAGTAGCCGTTGGCGCCGTGTATTTCGACACCGTCGAAACCTGCCTCCAGCGCGAGCTTCGCTGACGTCACATACTCATTTATCACATGGACGATGTCAGCCTCGGTCATTTTACGGGGCGTACTGTGGGGCTGCATCCCTAGGGTGTCGGTATACATCTCGCCGGGGCATATCGCGGCATCTGGCCCGAGTATTTCGGCACCTGTTGGCAAGTTGTCGACATGCGCGACTCGACCGCAGTGCATCAACTGTAAGAAGATTTTACCGCCTTTGGCGTGTACTGCTGATGTGCTTGCCTTCCATGCATTCATCTGCGTGCTATCGAAAAGACCGGGGATGCGTGGGTAGCCCAGTCCGTTGGGGCTGGGCGAAGTGCCCTCGGTAATAATCAGTCCAGCCGTCGCACGTTGGCCGTAGTACGTTGCCATCAGCGCGTTCGGCGTGTGCTCAGGCGTAGCCCGACTGCGTGTTAACGGCGCCATTACCATGCGATTGGATAGATGCAGCGAGCGGTTAGAAAACGTTTCGAAAAGCATAAGCTAGATATCCTGTTATGTATGATGAGGATGAACTTTTCCTAGTCCGAGAAAAAGATCATTGCGACCAAGGTCAGAGAACTACAGCTTGCGCGCTGGCATTGGCCTGGTCTGTTCGATAGAACACATACCCACAAAAGCCCCCTGCAGATCCAATAGGATCATTGGTTGGCAGAAAGTTCGCTAGCGAACAGATGAAATGTCGTCAATCGCATATTGTATGTGTGATGCTTACTTGTCAGACATGAGAAGAGCCAAGATGATTTATGAAGGAGTTTCACTGAATGCTGCGACTTCTGTATTTGGATCTGGCTTGGCCTGCTTGTTCGCGCCCCTATCACTGAGCGGAGGAATACTATGCTAACCAGACCAACGATACCGATAACACTTTGGGGCTCAACATCCCGACGAGTCACTGAGCTGACCCTACTTGCCATACTAACCCTATGTGGGCCGTCTGCTATCGCAGGCGATGGACCATGGCCGTCATTTACAGCGACGGCGCTTAGCGGCGAAAAAGTTGACAGTAACAAACTGATAGGTCAACCGACACTGCTCATACTTACGCCGTCTCGCAATGCCGCAATATCCACTCGGGAGTGGGTTAACACATTGCGCTCAGAGATAGATCATAGTAAATATCGGGTTCGCGACGTACTGGCTGTCAATTTACCCTTCTTTATGTCGGAAGAAGATGCCATTGGCCGAGCCAAAGAACAAGTGCCGCAGCGCTATCACGATCAAACCTGGATTCTCAACTCACAGATCATGGAAAGCGCGTTGGGTGTGCCCTCCGATAGCGAAGAGGCGGTCATTGTTGTTTTGGATAAGAACGGTAATCTGATATCGCAGGTTCATGGTAAAGTCACGGCGGCGCGGATGAGTGAGATCACCAATGCCTTGCAGAGCCTGACTAGTGACTAACCGCCTCCGTCGCCGTCCATTATCACTGTAATATCGCTTTGCTAATATCATATTGGTCGGGCTTTTATGTATCGTTATCGAGTTTTGAAAGAATGTTTTGCGATTGCGGATAGCAAAATTATATGAGTTATAGTGAACGATGAGATTGTAAATAGAGTGCGTTGGATGTACACCCAGGAAAAGCTAGCGAATTGGTCAACAAAAAAATGAATGTTGTATGTTAGGGTCTGTTGATCTTTGCTGGTTAAATTTTGTTCGAGATAAAAGCGTTTTAATCGAGGCGAGTGGATTGCTGCCTAGCAATCTAAGCACTACTCGCTTAATAAAGATTTTCTCAACAAAGAGTAAAATGTTTTTAGCCGAACCCTTCGGGCAGCGTTTGTTGGTCATTTTTACTGCGTTATCGACTTTTTATGTAGAATAAAAAGTCTCTGCCTTGTACAAATGAGCAACAATTCGCTGCAAAACCAACCTTGAAAGATCAACAGCCCCTAGTATCCGTCTAATTTGCATAAAACTAATCTTTCCCAACTAATGCGCTCAATGCAAACTGACCGTCCAACGATTCACGCACCTTGGACAGTCGCATTTCAAGCCGCACGCGATCATGACTGGATTCAAAGCCGCGAGCGGTCAACTCTGCAATCAACTGCAGCTGTTTGTCGAGTGCTCTAAAGCGGCTCGGGCAGATCGTTAGACTTCCGATAGTCTCGATGGCACCAAGCATGCGTACCAGTATCGCAAAATTCTTTTCGGCGCTACTTCGAATCTGGTCGAAAGCATCGGCCAATAGACTATCAAAGCTCGGAACCATCGCCACCATTCGCAGAGTTTCTCCCTCATAATGGTACAATGGCGGAAATTGCCGACTGGCCAATCGAGCCATAATCGAGGTGAGATAATCCACGCACATCACTGCCGTTGAAGTGTCGTTAACCCCGGGGGACAGCGCTTTTATAGCCATATCCACAATCTGTCGAATACCGAAAGTAGGATCCTGATCCACTGTGCGATGGCGACCAATACTGTAAGCTGCATTCAAAGCATCTATGAGTTTCTGCTCTGGCGGGTAAGTAAGAGCTAGCGACACCAGAGCCGTATCTTGGACAATGAACGAGCCGATCCCTTGCTCCATACGCACTATGGTTCTGTTGTCACTCGCCAAGCAAATTAATGTATTGTTGTTCACGCCTAAAATGTAGCCACTGCGAGCTGCCGGTACGGGATACCAGACCCGCTCATCCAGAGACTTGAGTATCGGGTGTCGCATTTCATCTTCATCAAGTTCCTCATCCGGTTTTATCGGCAGTAACCTATCTATGGCAGCATTGGTTTCCTGAGCGACCGAAGCGATGATACTTGATGCCTGGATTGACAAGGCAATATGATGAATAAAATAGATAAGAACCCCCACACCACCAAGCGACATCACTAAGGCAAAAAACACCGCCAGACTGGGCACAAATTCATCAACACCACCACTACCACGAATGGTGCGTAATACTATAAGACAATAAGCGAAAATGCTCGCAAAAACCCCCAGTGTTGCTTGCGTGACACTGTTACGCATGAAGTTCCTCAAAATGCGAGAGGTGTACTGGCCCGACGCAAGCACTAGGGCCAGCAGTGTCATGGAGAAAGTGATCCCCATTACAGTCA from Shewanella polaris includes:
- a CDS encoding TetR/AcrR family transcriptional regulator, whose translation is MIQNKAGRPRAFDRSEALLSAMHVFWKQGYDAASIKDLTQAMGINSPSLYSVFGDKRKLYLEAINCYATIDACAPLVAFETEPDINQAVRSFMIAVIDYSTANGSGAKGCFLSSSVATSAGEVEGAQELLQRAVLDTDARLSRRFELEKASGVLPANFPSLARAKLMFDIRQGYVFRARAGFKSESMKQDVEYRVHMILANP
- a CDS encoding PRC-barrel domain-containing protein, translating into MLYTLTDLQNLTVHASDGDIGQTKDFYFDDKHWVIRYLVVETGSWLLSKKILLSPISIKAFNQEHKTLTVTISREQVKNSPDIDSEKPVSRQHEVDHMEYYGYSHYWGNTGIWGREPSPNMMAPGYYSVAPKPDNLDNPEMSADVEAALSRDNDHHLRSSDAVTGYHLDAIDGELGHLQGMLIDIDTWAIRYLIINTSNWWLGHLVLIAPKWIKEVSWPTSKIYVDMTQQQVKDAPTYDSSVPFNIEHEQSLQTHYGRNDE
- a CDS encoding Crp/Fnr family transcriptional regulator codes for the protein MIDPNENVLLKALPEATKQRLFPQLKIIKLPLGKVIYEVGQNLENVYFPIDSIVSLLNVLEDGASAEISVVGNEGVVGIAVFMGGESTINRAIVQSAGRAYKLSASVLFDEFNDNQILRELLLRYTQALMAQMAQTAICNRHHSIDQQLCRWLLLSLDRLASNNLTMTQELIANMLGVRREGVTEAAGKLQKLGVINYKRGQITVTNRQKLETLCCECYAVVKIETDRLETY
- a CDS encoding NAD-dependent succinate-semialdehyde dehydrogenase, whose product is MTYKSINPNNGTILKTFDEISDAQLDIKLASAHACYQTWKNTSYKQRAAIMAKAAELLHAHTDDFAKLATLEMGKRIDEARGEVNFSGKILSYYADHAEAFLAPEKLDPEHGEAHMESSPIGVIFCVEPWNFPFYQLARVAGPQLMAGNVLVVKHASNVPQCAIAFEQLLIDAGAPEGLYTNLMVSHQQSNQIIDDPRVKGVALTGGFAAGRSVAARAGQNLKPSSMELGGSDAFIVLDDADLDNTIPWAVWGRMYNQGQTCCAAKRFIVLDSIADKFIEKFQTALELQQPGDPMDETTTKGPMSQEAALVNILKQVDDAVAHGAKVLMGGKRIDCPGSFMQTTILTNIEPGNPAYRTEFFGPVALIFRVKDEAAAIALANDSDFGLGGSVFTEDAARGKRVASQIDTGMMFINNIDWTDAALPFGGVKDSGYGRELGEMGIQQFVNKKLVRTISMAAPV
- a CDS encoding alkene reductase codes for the protein MLFETFSNRSLHLSNRMVMAPLTRSRATPEHTPNALMATYYGQRATAGLIITEGTSPSPNGLGYPRIPGLFDSTQMNAWKASTSAVHAKGGKIFLQLMHCGRVAHVDNLPTGAEILGPDAAICPGEMYTDTLGMQPHSTPRKMTEADIVHVINEYVTSAKLALEAGFDGVEIHGANGYLIEQFLNPLINLRTDGYGGSIEGRNRLALEIVRATVAAIGSDRVGIRLSPYGVFNGTGAFPDIETQYLALTKALSSQGLLYIHLVDHSSMGAPTVPADFKLKLRAGFDGLFILSGGLDHQSAEQALRDKHGDLVAFGRPFLANPDLVARMRQDATLNTPDEATFYVPGAKGYTDYPTLATSQER
- a CDS encoding DUF2254 domain-containing protein; the protein is MIKLRQFWGKLRSSFWFMPSLMVAVSMTLAVVLVEVESAGLNQWLIQWPRLFGVGAEGARQMLSTLAGSMMTVMGITFSMTLLALVLASGQYTSRILRNFMRNSVTQATLGVFASIFAYCLIVLRTIRGSGGVDEFVPSLAVFFALVMSLGGVGVLIYFIHHIALSIQASSIIASVAQETNAAIDRLLPIKPDEELDEDEMRHPILKSLDERVWYPVPAARSGYILGVNNNTLICLASDNRTIVRMEQGIGSFIVQDTALVSLALTYPPEQKLIDALNAAYSIGRHRTVDQDPTFGIRQIVDMAIKALSPGVNDTSTAVMCVDYLTSIMARLASRQFPPLYHYEGETLRMVAMVPSFDSLLADAFDQIRSSAEKNFAILVRMLGAIETIGSLTICPSRFRALDKQLQLIAELTARGFESSHDRVRLEMRLSKVRESLDGQFALSALVGKD